One Streptomyces sp. NBC_00102 DNA segment encodes these proteins:
- a CDS encoding catalase — MTEETRKLPYTTNNAGIPVESDEHSLTVGADGPILLQDHYLIEKMAQFNRERVPERVVHAKGSGAYGTFVVTNDVSQFTKADLFQPGKRTDMLARFSTVAGEQGSPDTWRDPRGFALKFYTEQGNYDMVGNNTPVFFVRDPMKFQDFIRSQKRRPDSGVRDHDMQWDFWTLSPESAHQVTWLMGDRGIPKTYRNMDGFSSHTYMWVNAGGERFWVKYHFQTDQGIDFYTQADADAMAGTDGDVHRRDLFEAIKRGDHPSWTLRVQIMPFEDAPDYRFNPFDLTKVWPHGDYPLTEVGRMTLNENPEDFFVHIEQASFEPSNLVPGIGPSPDKMLLGRLFSYPDTHRYRIGPNYAQLPPNRPRHGVNSYSKDGPMRYEPTRTGAVYAPNSYGGPDADTARFGDPAGWATAGEMVHEAYKPHREDDDWGQAGTLVRQVLDDAARERLVSNISGHLLDGVSAPVLERALQYWRNVDKDLGDRVAKKVNGG; from the coding sequence GTGACCGAGGAGACCCGCAAGCTTCCGTACACCACGAACAACGCCGGAATTCCGGTGGAGAGCGACGAACATTCGCTCACCGTCGGCGCGGACGGCCCGATCCTTCTCCAGGATCACTATCTGATCGAGAAGATGGCCCAGTTCAACCGTGAACGGGTCCCCGAGCGGGTGGTGCACGCCAAGGGCTCGGGGGCGTACGGCACGTTCGTCGTGACCAACGACGTGAGCCAGTTCACCAAGGCGGATCTGTTCCAGCCGGGCAAGCGCACTGACATGCTGGCGCGCTTCTCGACGGTCGCCGGTGAGCAGGGCTCGCCCGACACCTGGCGCGATCCGCGCGGTTTCGCGCTGAAGTTCTACACCGAGCAGGGCAACTACGACATGGTCGGCAACAACACGCCGGTCTTCTTCGTACGGGACCCGATGAAGTTCCAGGACTTCATCCGCTCGCAGAAGCGCCGCCCGGACAGCGGGGTGCGCGACCACGACATGCAGTGGGACTTCTGGACGCTCTCCCCGGAGTCCGCCCACCAGGTCACCTGGCTGATGGGCGACCGGGGCATCCCGAAGACCTACCGGAACATGGACGGCTTCAGCTCGCACACCTACATGTGGGTGAACGCGGGCGGGGAGCGGTTCTGGGTGAAATACCACTTCCAGACCGATCAGGGCATCGACTTCTACACGCAGGCCGACGCCGACGCGATGGCCGGGACCGACGGTGACGTGCACCGCCGGGACCTGTTCGAGGCGATCAAGCGCGGCGATCACCCGAGCTGGACGCTGCGGGTCCAGATCATGCCGTTCGAGGACGCGCCGGACTACCGGTTCAACCCGTTCGACCTGACCAAGGTGTGGCCGCACGGCGACTACCCGCTGACCGAGGTCGGCCGGATGACGCTGAACGAGAACCCGGAGGACTTCTTCGTCCACATCGAGCAGGCGTCCTTCGAGCCGTCGAACCTGGTGCCCGGCATCGGCCCGTCCCCGGACAAGATGCTGCTCGGCCGGCTCTTCTCGTACCCGGACACGCACCGCTACCGGATCGGTCCGAACTACGCGCAGCTCCCGCCGAACCGGCCCCGGCACGGCGTGAACTCGTACTCCAAGGACGGCCCGATGCGGTACGAGCCGACGCGGACGGGAGCGGTGTACGCGCCGAACTCGTACGGCGGTCCGGACGCGGACACCGCCCGGTTCGGGGACCCCGCCGGGTGGGCGACGGCGGGCGAGATGGTCCACGAGGCCTACAAGCCGCACCGCGAGGACGACGACTGGGGCCAGGCGGGCACGCTGGTGCGCCAGGTCCTGGACGACGCGGCGCGCGAGCGGCTCGTCTCGAACATCTCCGGCCATCTGCTGGACGGGGTGAGCGCCCCGGTGCTGGAGCGCGCGCTCCAGTACTGGCGCAATGTCGACAAGGACCTGGGCGACCGGGTCGCGAAGAAGGTCAACGGCGGCTGA
- a CDS encoding M18 family aminopeptidase — translation MTPAPHRSHSDDLLAFIAASPSPYHAVASAVTRLAKAGFRELRGTDDWSGTTGGCYVARAGALIAWYVPENAPTHTPLRIVGCHTDSPNLRVKPNPDTGTAGWRQIGVEIYGGVPLNTWLDRDLGISGRLTLRGGTPGTPRDLLVRIDEPLLRVPQLAIHLDRKVNEGALLDPQRHLAPVWSLGAPEEGALLRRVAEAAGEDPADVLGWDLMLHDVQPPGYLGVEKEFVVAPRLDNLVSVHAGVTALVDTATSVEQPRCIPVVAAFDHEEVGSASQTGAQSPLLERVLSRAVAARGGGAEDWARSLAGSFCVSADMTHAVHPNYQERHDPGHLPLPNGGPTVKVNTNQRYATDGTGVALFRESCDRAGVPWQSFAANNAMPCGTSIGPLTAARLGVTTLDVGVPGLSMHSARELCGAEDPGHLAAALRAVLAAA, via the coding sequence ATGACGCCGGCCCCCCACCGAAGCCACTCCGACGACCTGCTGGCCTTCATCGCCGCCAGCCCCTCCCCGTACCACGCGGTGGCGAGTGCCGTGACGCGCCTGGCGAAGGCGGGGTTCCGCGAGCTGCGCGGCACCGACGACTGGAGCGGCACGACCGGCGGCTGTTACGTCGCCCGCGCCGGCGCGCTGATCGCCTGGTACGTCCCCGAGAACGCGCCCACGCACACCCCCCTGCGGATCGTCGGCTGTCACACCGACTCACCGAACCTGCGGGTCAAACCGAACCCCGACACCGGAACCGCCGGCTGGCGCCAGATCGGCGTGGAGATCTACGGCGGGGTGCCCCTGAACACCTGGCTCGACCGCGACCTGGGCATCAGCGGCCGGCTCACCCTGCGCGGCGGCACCCCCGGCACCCCGCGCGACCTGCTGGTGCGTATCGACGAGCCGCTGCTGCGGGTGCCCCAGCTCGCCATCCACCTCGACCGCAAGGTCAACGAGGGCGCGCTGCTGGACCCGCAGCGCCATCTGGCGCCGGTCTGGTCGCTCGGCGCCCCCGAGGAGGGCGCGCTGCTGCGTCGGGTCGCGGAGGCGGCCGGCGAGGACCCGGCGGACGTGCTGGGGTGGGACCTGATGCTGCACGACGTCCAGCCCCCCGGATACCTGGGCGTGGAGAAGGAGTTCGTGGTCGCGCCCCGGCTGGACAACCTGGTCTCCGTGCACGCGGGCGTCACGGCGCTGGTGGACACCGCCACCTCCGTCGAGCAGCCCCGCTGCATCCCGGTGGTGGCGGCCTTCGACCACGAGGAGGTCGGCAGCGCCTCGCAGACCGGGGCGCAGAGCCCGCTGCTGGAGCGGGTGCTGTCCCGTGCGGTGGCGGCACGCGGCGGCGGTGCGGAGGACTGGGCGCGCTCGCTGGCGGGCTCCTTCTGCGTCTCGGCCGACATGACCCACGCCGTGCACCCCAACTACCAGGAGCGGCACGACCCCGGCCACCTCCCGCTGCCGAACGGCGGCCCCACGGTGAAGGTCAACACCAACCAGCGGTACGCCACCGACGGCACCGGAGTCGCGCTCTTCCGCGAGTCGTGCGACCGGGCCGGGGTCCCGTGGCAGTCCTTCGCCGCCAACAACGCGATGCCCTGCGGTACGTCGATCGGCCCGCTCACCGCCGCCCGGCTCGGCGTGACCACGCTGGACGTCGGGGTCCCCGGTCTCTCCATGCACTCGGCGCGCGAGCTGTGCGGGGCGGAGGACCCCGGGCATCTGGCGGCCGCCCTGCGCGCCGTACTGGCCGCCGCCTGA
- a CDS encoding WhiB family transcriptional regulator encodes MLQLPHQPTQVAAVPTQRTPAREDQAGPWHSEAVCRRDEAGLFFAPSKEPTAARLSREDAAKRVCARCPVMVECQEHALMQPEPYGVWGGLTAAERRVVLARRRRRDMELKAAAAAKGPIAAAG; translated from the coding sequence GTGCTGCAACTGCCTCATCAGCCCACGCAGGTCGCCGCTGTGCCCACTCAGCGAACTCCCGCGCGGGAAGACCAGGCGGGCCCCTGGCATTCCGAGGCGGTGTGCCGCCGGGACGAGGCCGGGCTCTTCTTCGCCCCGTCGAAGGAGCCGACCGCCGCCCGGCTGTCCCGTGAGGACGCCGCGAAGCGGGTCTGCGCCCGCTGCCCCGTCATGGTGGAGTGTCAGGAGCATGCCCTGATGCAGCCTGAGCCGTACGGGGTCTGGGGCGGTCTCACCGCCGCCGAACGCCGGGTCGTGCTCGCCCGCAGGCGCCGGCGCGACATGGAACTCAAGGCGGCCGCGGCCGCCAAGGGGCCGATCGCCGCCGCCGGCTGA
- the glpX gene encoding class II fructose-bisphosphatase, whose amino-acid sequence MPEHHLPSQLEVSPEAPDRNLALELVRVTEAAAMAAGRWVGRGDKIGADGAAVKAMRTLVSTVSMNGVVVIGEGEKDEAPMLFNGERVGDGTGAEVDIAVDPIDGTTLNAKGMPNAIAVLAAADRGAMFDPSAVFYMDKLVTGPEAADFVDINAPVAVNIRRVAKAKHSAPEDVTVVVLDRPRHDGIVKEIRDTGARIKFISDGDVAGSIMAAREGTGIDLLMGIGGTPEGIITACAIKCLGGVIQGKLWPKDEAERQKALDAGHDLDRVLSTDDLVSGDNVFFVATGITDGELMRGVRYRAETATTESIVMRSKSGTIRTISSTHRLSKLRAYSAIDFDRAQ is encoded by the coding sequence ATGCCCGAGCACCATCTGCCGTCCCAGCTGGAGGTCTCTCCGGAGGCCCCCGACCGCAACCTCGCCCTCGAACTCGTCCGGGTGACCGAGGCCGCCGCCATGGCCGCCGGTCGCTGGGTCGGGCGGGGCGACAAGATCGGCGCCGACGGGGCCGCGGTGAAGGCCATGCGGACCCTCGTCTCCACCGTCTCGATGAACGGCGTGGTCGTCATCGGCGAAGGGGAGAAGGACGAAGCCCCGATGCTCTTCAACGGCGAACGGGTCGGCGACGGCACCGGTGCCGAGGTCGACATCGCCGTGGACCCGATCGACGGCACCACGCTCAACGCCAAGGGGATGCCCAACGCCATCGCCGTACTGGCCGCGGCCGACCGGGGTGCGATGTTCGACCCCTCGGCCGTCTTCTACATGGACAAGCTGGTGACCGGGCCCGAGGCCGCCGACTTCGTCGACATCAACGCGCCCGTCGCGGTCAACATCCGGCGCGTCGCCAAGGCGAAGCACTCCGCGCCCGAGGACGTCACCGTCGTCGTGCTCGACCGCCCGCGCCACGACGGCATCGTGAAGGAGATCCGGGACACCGGCGCCCGGATCAAGTTCATCTCGGACGGCGACGTGGCCGGCTCGATCATGGCCGCCCGCGAGGGCACCGGCATCGACCTGCTCATGGGCATCGGCGGCACGCCCGAGGGCATCATCACGGCCTGCGCCATAAAGTGCCTGGGCGGTGTCATCCAGGGCAAGCTCTGGCCGAAGGACGAGGCCGAACGGCAGAAGGCCCTGGACGCCGGCCACGATCTGGACCGGGTGCTGTCGACCGACGACCTGGTCAGCGGCGACAACGTGTTCTTCGTCGCGACCGGCATCACCGACGGCGAGTTGATGCGCGGGGTGCGCTACCGCGCCGAGACCGCCACCACCGAGTCGATCGTGATGCGGTCCAAGTCGGGCACGATCCGCACCATCTCCTCCACGCACCGGCTCTCGAAGCTCCGCGCGTACAGCGCGATCGACTTCGACCGGGCGCAGTAG
- a CDS encoding DUF402 domain-containing protein — protein MAGTGEHTRWAPGDHILWRYRDKGSDDGHADATPLRICRPVTVVQDTEDLLAVWMAPGTECVRPVLANGAEVHTEPLATRYTVPRTTDRYTWWGMGVLKLARPGEPWSVWLFWDRGWVFRNWYVNFEEPLTRWSSGVESEDHFLDISVNPDRSWKWLDEDEFAQAQRVGLMDPETAERVRRAGLAAVSVIEAWGSPFRDGWEHWRPDPAWPVPALPDDWDRTRARTPS, from the coding sequence ATGGCAGGTACGGGAGAGCACACACGCTGGGCACCCGGGGACCACATCCTCTGGCGCTACCGGGACAAGGGCAGCGACGACGGGCACGCGGACGCGACACCGCTGCGCATCTGCCGTCCGGTCACGGTCGTCCAGGACACCGAGGACCTGCTGGCCGTGTGGATGGCCCCGGGCACCGAGTGCGTACGGCCGGTGCTCGCGAACGGCGCCGAGGTCCACACCGAACCCCTCGCCACCCGCTACACCGTGCCACGCACCACGGACCGGTACACCTGGTGGGGCATGGGCGTGCTGAAGCTGGCGCGGCCCGGCGAGCCCTGGTCGGTCTGGCTCTTCTGGGACCGCGGCTGGGTCTTCCGAAACTGGTATGTCAACTTCGAGGAGCCACTCACTCGTTGGAGTTCCGGGGTCGAATCGGAGGACCACTTCCTCGACATCTCGGTGAACCCCGACCGGAGCTGGAAGTGGCTCGACGAGGACGAGTTCGCGCAGGCCCAGCGGGTCGGCCTGATGGACCCCGAAACGGCCGAGCGGGTGCGCAGGGCAGGGCTTGCGGCGGTCTCGGTGATCGAGGCGTGGGGGTCCCCGTTCCGGGACGGCTGGGAGCACTGGCGGCCCGATCCGGCCTGGCCGGTCCCGGCGCTGCCGGATGACTGGGACCGCACCCGCGCGCGTACACCGTCGTGA
- a CDS encoding aspartate ammonia-lyase: MTDEQDPAEFRVEHDSMGEVRVPADAKWRAQTQRAVENFPVSGQRLERAHIEALARIKAAAAKVNAGLGVLDPEVAEAIQGAAAEVAEGRWDDHFPVDVFQTGSGTSSNMNTNEVIATLASERLGRDVHPNDHVNASQSSNDVFPSSIHIAATAAVTADLVPALEHLAGSLERKAREFAQVVKSGRTHLMDATPVTLGQEFGGYAAQISYGVERLRASLPRLAELPLGGTAVGTGINTPPGFSAAVIAEIAATTGLPLTEARNHFEAQGARDGLVEVSGQLRTVAVSLTKICNDLRWMASGPRTGLAEIALPDLQPGSSIMPGKVNPVVPEAVLMVAAQVTGNDATVAVAGAAGNFELNVMMPVIAKNLLESVRLLANASRLLADRTVDGITADTARTRAYAESSPSVVTPLNKYLGYEEAAKVAKKSLADGTTIRETVLASGHVERGDLTVEQLDEALDVLRMTRP, translated from the coding sequence ATGACCGATGAACAGGACCCGGCGGAATTCCGCGTCGAGCACGACTCGATGGGCGAGGTGAGGGTCCCCGCGGACGCCAAGTGGCGGGCGCAGACCCAGCGGGCGGTGGAGAACTTCCCCGTCTCCGGCCAGCGGCTGGAGCGCGCCCACATCGAGGCGCTGGCGCGGATCAAGGCCGCGGCCGCCAAGGTCAACGCCGGTCTGGGGGTGCTCGACCCGGAGGTGGCGGAGGCGATCCAGGGAGCCGCCGCGGAGGTGGCGGAGGGCCGGTGGGACGACCACTTCCCGGTCGACGTGTTCCAGACCGGGTCCGGGACCTCCTCCAACATGAACACCAACGAGGTCATCGCCACCCTCGCCTCCGAGCGGCTCGGCCGCGACGTGCACCCCAACGACCACGTCAACGCCTCGCAGTCCTCGAACGACGTCTTCCCGTCCTCGATCCACATCGCCGCCACCGCCGCCGTGACCGCCGACCTGGTACCGGCCCTGGAACACCTGGCGGGGTCCCTGGAGCGCAAGGCCCGGGAGTTCGCCCAGGTGGTGAAATCGGGGCGCACCCACCTCATGGACGCGACGCCCGTCACCCTTGGACAGGAGTTCGGTGGGTACGCGGCGCAGATCTCCTACGGCGTCGAGCGCCTGCGCGCCTCCCTGCCCCGGCTCGCCGAACTCCCGCTGGGCGGCACGGCGGTCGGCACCGGGATCAACACCCCGCCCGGCTTCTCCGCCGCGGTGATCGCCGAGATCGCGGCCACGACCGGGCTGCCGCTGACGGAGGCCCGCAACCACTTCGAGGCACAGGGAGCCCGGGACGGCCTGGTGGAGGTCTCGGGGCAGCTGCGCACGGTCGCGGTCTCGCTGACCAAGATCTGCAACGACCTGCGGTGGATGGCCTCCGGGCCGCGCACCGGTCTGGCCGAGATCGCGCTGCCCGACCTACAGCCGGGTTCGTCGATCATGCCGGGCAAGGTGAACCCGGTGGTCCCCGAGGCGGTTCTGATGGTCGCCGCGCAGGTCACGGGGAACGACGCGACGGTCGCGGTGGCCGGCGCGGCGGGGAACTTCGAGCTGAACGTCATGATGCCGGTCATCGCGAAGAACCTGCTGGAGTCCGTACGTCTGCTCGCCAACGCCTCGCGGCTGCTGGCGGACCGCACGGTGGACGGCATCACCGCCGACACCGCCCGGACGCGTGCCTACGCCGAGTCCTCCCCCTCGGTGGTGACCCCGCTGAACAAGTACCTGGGGTACGAGGAGGCCGCCAAGGTGGCCAAGAAGTCGCTGGCCGACGGCACCACGATCCGCGAGACCGTGCTCGCCTCGGGCCACGTGGAGCGGGGCGACCTGACGGTGGAGCAGCTGGACGAGGCGCTGGACGTCCTGCGCATGACCAGGCCGTGA
- a CDS encoding DUF1707 domain-containing protein, whose amino-acid sequence MDLEKQPQQSPRPTATAAAPSSGPSGFRASDADRDRIADILREAVAEGRLTAEEHAERVELVYRAKTVGELEPLVSDLPAPGSSSAARAAGSSFAYETDVASADAEKLVAVFSSATRRGRWRVGGRTHAFALFGTVEIDLTEALFGQRLTVINATSIFGNVEVKVPENITLRGSGTGIFANFEVVNTESADPEAPVVVVNGYSVFGNVEAKPKRGKLVENLQRQLRKHLGL is encoded by the coding sequence GTGGACCTCGAAAAGCAGCCTCAGCAGTCCCCGCGGCCGACGGCCACGGCCGCCGCCCCGTCCTCCGGGCCCTCCGGCTTCCGCGCGTCCGACGCCGACCGCGACCGGATCGCGGACATCCTGCGGGAGGCCGTCGCCGAAGGCCGGCTGACCGCCGAGGAGCACGCGGAACGGGTGGAACTCGTCTACCGCGCCAAGACCGTCGGCGAGTTGGAACCTCTGGTGAGCGACCTTCCCGCTCCCGGGAGCTCTTCGGCCGCCCGGGCCGCCGGCAGCTCCTTCGCGTACGAGACGGATGTCGCCTCCGCCGACGCGGAGAAGCTCGTCGCGGTCTTCAGCAGCGCGACACGCAGGGGCCGTTGGCGGGTCGGCGGGCGCACCCACGCCTTCGCGCTCTTCGGCACGGTGGAGATCGATCTGACCGAGGCGCTGTTCGGGCAGCGGCTCACGGTCATCAACGCGACGTCGATTTTCGGCAATGTCGAAGTCAAGGTTCCGGAGAACATCACCCTGCGCGGCAGCGGTACCGGGATCTTCGCCAACTTCGAGGTGGTGAACACCGAGTCCGCCGATCCGGAGGCCCCGGTCGTGGTCGTCAACGGCTACTCGGTCTTCGGAAACGTCGAGGCCAAGCCCAAGAGGGGCAAGCTCGTGGAGAACCTCCAGCGTCAGCTGCGCAAGCACCTCGGGCTCTGA
- a CDS encoding SpoIIE family protein phosphatase, with the protein MTEHPTSHEGHRPLAARPQERTRPRQQDAAPGPATPAAIPGPAGAPRASAAVGVPDPQAASRREGDRLRFVGAATRRIARGIDLDEIVLGLCRASVPTFCDEILIYLRDPLPVGDERPVEPFVLRLRRSDRLRLTEEEPDGLHDPERLRPPVTDPGPDLLPVAELCEVRTGGALGEVLRGVRPVFGDNAAARAALPELLGAGRPAPTGHRAILAPLRGRRRVIGSAVFLRATDRTPFEANDLLVAAQLATHTALGIDKAVLYGREAYIADELQRTMLPDSLPQPTGVRLASRYLPAAETARVGGDWYDAIPLPGSRVALVVGDVMGHSMTSAAIMGQLRTTAQTLAGLDLPPQEVLHHLDEQAQRLGENRMATCLYAVYDPVAHRITVANAGHPPPVLLHLGGRAEVLDVPPNAPIGVGGVDFEAVELEAPAGGTLLLYTDGLVESRLRDVWTGIEQLRERLAATARLTGPDHSPPLEALCDDVLDMLGPGDRDDDIALLAARFDGIAPNDVAYWSLDPEDSAPSRARKLARGALERWNMEHLSDEVELLVSEVVTNAVRYAERPVTLRLLRTDILRCEVGDDSPQLPRQRRARETDEGGRGLMLVNRLARRWGATRLSSGKVVWFEMAMAAGAQ; encoded by the coding sequence GTGACGGAGCACCCCACCTCCCACGAAGGCCACCGGCCTCTCGCCGCCCGGCCGCAGGAACGCACCCGGCCCCGGCAGCAGGACGCCGCGCCGGGCCCCGCGACGCCCGCGGCCATCCCGGGACCCGCCGGAGCGCCCAGAGCCTCCGCCGCCGTCGGCGTGCCCGACCCGCAGGCGGCGTCCCGGCGCGAGGGCGACCGGCTGCGGTTCGTCGGCGCCGCCACCCGCCGGATCGCCCGGGGCATCGATCTCGACGAGATCGTGCTCGGCCTCTGCCGGGCCAGCGTCCCGACGTTCTGCGACGAGATCCTCATCTACCTGCGCGATCCGCTGCCGGTGGGCGACGAGCGTCCGGTCGAGCCGTTCGTGCTGCGGCTGCGCCGCAGCGACCGGCTGCGGCTGACGGAGGAGGAGCCGGACGGCCTCCACGACCCCGAGAGGCTGCGGCCGCCGGTGACCGACCCCGGGCCCGATCTGCTGCCCGTCGCGGAGCTCTGCGAGGTCCGTACCGGCGGCGCGCTGGGCGAGGTGCTGCGCGGCGTACGTCCCGTCTTCGGCGACAACGCGGCGGCCCGGGCGGCCCTGCCGGAGCTGCTCGGCGCCGGGCGGCCGGCGCCCACCGGCCACCGCGCGATCCTGGCCCCGCTGCGCGGCCGGCGGCGGGTCATCGGCTCGGCGGTCTTCCTGCGCGCCACCGACCGCACCCCGTTCGAGGCGAACGACCTGCTGGTGGCGGCGCAGCTCGCGACCCACACCGCGCTCGGCATCGACAAGGCCGTCCTGTACGGGCGCGAGGCGTACATCGCGGACGAGCTGCAGCGCACCATGCTGCCGGACTCGCTGCCGCAGCCCACCGGGGTGCGGCTCGCCTCCCGTTACCTCCCGGCCGCCGAGACCGCCCGGGTCGGCGGCGACTGGTACGACGCGATCCCGCTGCCCGGCAGCCGGGTCGCGCTGGTCGTCGGCGACGTCATGGGCCACTCGATGACCTCGGCCGCGATCATGGGGCAGCTGCGCACCACCGCGCAGACGCTCGCCGGTCTCGACCTGCCGCCCCAGGAGGTCCTGCACCATCTCGACGAGCAGGCGCAGCGGCTCGGCGAGAACCGCATGGCGACCTGCCTGTACGCGGTGTACGACCCGGTGGCGCACCGCATCACCGTCGCGAACGCGGGGCATCCGCCGCCCGTGCTGCTGCACCTCGGCGGCCGTGCGGAGGTGCTCGACGTGCCGCCGAACGCCCCGATCGGCGTGGGCGGTGTCGACTTCGAGGCGGTGGAGCTGGAGGCGCCGGCCGGCGGCACACTGCTGCTGTACACGGACGGGCTGGTGGAATCGCGGCTGCGGGACGTGTGGACCGGTATCGAGCAGTTGCGGGAGCGGCTCGCCGCGACCGCGCGGCTGACCGGGCCGGACCACTCGCCGCCGCTGGAGGCGCTCTGCGACGACGTGCTCGACATGCTCGGGCCCGGCGACCGGGACGACGACATCGCGCTGCTGGCGGCCCGCTTCGACGGGATCGCGCCGAACGACGTGGCGTACTGGTCGCTGGACCCGGAGGACTCGGCGCCGAGCCGGGCCCGCAAGCTGGCCCGGGGCGCGCTGGAGCGCTGGAACATGGAGCACCTCTCGGACGAGGTGGAGCTGCTGGTCAGCGAGGTGGTCACCAACGCCGTCCGGTACGCCGAGCGGCCGGTGACGCTGCGGTTGCTGCGGACCGACATCCTGCGCTGCGAGGTCGGCGACGACTCGCCGCAGCTTCCCCGGCAGCGGCGGGCCCGGGAGACGGACGAGGGCGGGCGCGGTCTGATGCTGGTGAACCGGCTGGCCCGGCGGTGGGGGGCGACGCGGTTGTCCTCGGGCAAGGTGGTCTGGTTCGAGATGGCGATGGCGGCCGGGGCCCAGTAA
- a CDS encoding fumarate hydratase — protein MAEFAYSDLLPVGEDTTPYRLVTSEGVSTFEADGRTFLKVAPEALRTLAAEAMHDISHYLRPTHLAQLRRIIDDPEASSNDKFVALDLLKNANIAAAGVLPMCQDTGTAIVMGKRGQNVLTEGGDEEALSHGIFDAYTKLNLRYSQMAPITMWEEKNTGSNLPAQIELYATDGGAYKFLFMAKGGGSANKSFLYQETKAVLNEASMMKFLEEKIRSLGTAACPPYHLAIVVGGTSAEFALKTAKYASAHYLDELPGEGSPTGHGFRDKELEEKVFELTQKIGIGAQFGGKYFCHDVRVVRLPRHGASLPVAIAVSCSADRQATAKITAEGVFLEQLETDPARFLPDTTDEHLDEAGDVVKIDLNRPMDEILAELTKYPVKTRLSLTGPLVVARDIAHAKIKERLDAGEEMPQYLKDHPVYYAGPAKTPEGYASGSFGPTTAGRMDSYVEQFQAAGGSKVMLAKGNRSKQVTDACGSHGGFYLGSIGGPAARLAQDCIKKVEVVEYEELGMEAVWRIEVEDFPAFVVVDDKGNDFFTEPAPAPTFTSIPVRGPGLV, from the coding sequence ATGGCAGAGTTTGCGTACTCCGATCTGCTCCCCGTGGGAGAGGACACCACGCCGTACCGGCTGGTGACCTCCGAAGGCGTTTCGACCTTCGAGGCCGACGGCCGTACGTTCCTCAAGGTGGCACCCGAGGCGCTGCGTACGCTGGCCGCCGAGGCGATGCACGACATCTCCCACTATCTGCGCCCCACCCACCTCGCGCAGCTGCGCCGGATCATCGACGACCCGGAGGCGTCCTCGAACGACAAGTTCGTGGCGCTCGACCTGCTGAAGAACGCCAACATCGCCGCCGCCGGCGTGCTCCCGATGTGCCAGGACACGGGTACGGCCATCGTCATGGGCAAGCGCGGGCAGAACGTGCTGACCGAGGGCGGTGACGAGGAGGCGCTGTCGCACGGCATCTTCGACGCGTACACCAAGCTCAACCTGCGTTACTCGCAGATGGCCCCGATCACCATGTGGGAGGAGAAGAACACCGGCTCCAACCTCCCGGCCCAGATCGAGCTGTACGCGACCGACGGCGGCGCGTACAAGTTCCTCTTCATGGCGAAGGGCGGCGGCTCGGCCAACAAGTCGTTCCTCTACCAGGAGACGAAGGCCGTCCTGAACGAGGCCTCCATGATGAAGTTCCTGGAGGAGAAGATCCGTTCGCTGGGCACCGCGGCCTGCCCGCCGTACCACCTGGCGATCGTGGTCGGCGGTACGTCGGCGGAGTTCGCGCTCAAGACCGCCAAGTACGCCTCCGCGCACTACCTCGACGAGCTGCCCGGCGAGGGCTCCCCCACCGGGCACGGCTTCCGGGACAAGGAGCTGGAGGAGAAGGTCTTCGAGCTGACGCAGAAGATCGGCATCGGCGCGCAGTTCGGCGGCAAGTACTTCTGCCACGACGTGCGCGTGGTCCGCCTTCCCCGGCACGGCGCCTCGCTGCCGGTGGCCATCGCCGTCTCCTGCTCCGCCGACCGCCAGGCGACCGCGAAGATCACCGCCGAGGGCGTCTTCCTGGAGCAGCTGGAGACGGACCCGGCGCGCTTCCTGCCGGACACCACCGACGAGCACCTCGACGAGGCGGGTGACGTCGTGAAGATCGACCTCAACCGGCCGATGGACGAGATCCTCGCCGAGCTGACCAAGTACCCGGTCAAGACCCGCCTCTCGCTGACCGGCCCGCTGGTCGTGGCCCGCGACATCGCGCACGCCAAGATCAAGGAGCGGCTGGACGCGGGCGAGGAGATGCCGCAGTACCTCAAGGACCACCCGGTCTACTACGCGGGTCCGGCGAAGACGCCCGAGGGGTACGCCTCCGGTTCGTTCGGCCCGACGACGGCCGGCCGGATGGACAGCTACGTCGAGCAGTTCCAGGCGGCGGGCGGCTCCAAGGTGATGCTGGCGAAGGGCAACCGGAGCAAGCAGGTCACCGACGCGTGCGGTTCGCACGGCGGGTTCTACCTGGGCTCGATCGGCGGCCCGGCGGCCCGGCTGGCGCAGGACTGCATCAAGAAGGTCGAGGTCGTCGAGTACGAGGAGCTCGGCATGGAGGCGGTCTGGCGCATCGAGGTCGAGGACTTCCCCGCGTTCGTCGTGGTGGACGACAAGGGCAACGACTTCTTCACCGAGCCCGCCCCGGCGCCCACCTTCACCAGCATCCCGGTGCGCGGTCCCGGCCTCGTCTGA